A stretch of the Marivirga tractuosa DSM 4126 genome encodes the following:
- a CDS encoding NAD(P)/FAD-dependent oxidoreductase, with the protein MDKNKIPVIVVGGGLAGLISSICLQKAGVNTLLIEKKSYPFHRVCGEYISNEVKPFLERMDLFPEHIKTSKLSRFKLSDIKGNLAEVELPLGGFGVSRYRLDEFLYQKALNAGVEVKTKTEVNDIRFNENEFTVSLKTGESLTSEFVINAYGKRSKLDKVFDRDFIKRKSPFLGVKYHAKVDFPKDVIGLYNFKGGYCGVSHVEDDKVNICYLSRRENLKGYGGIAEMEKAILYQNPILEKILENAEMLFEKPEVINEISFEKKDSVENHMLMAGDTAGLITPLCGNGMAMAIHSGYLASTSIINFYQGQLRNRHEVESEYSTVWKKNFSKRLWVGRKTQNLFGNQMRAGLSVGFVRNFPSLAKKLIQQTHGDVF; encoded by the coding sequence TTGGATAAAAATAAGATTCCGGTAATAGTGGTTGGTGGTGGTTTGGCAGGATTGATTTCTTCCATTTGTCTCCAAAAAGCAGGAGTGAATACACTTCTAATTGAAAAGAAAAGCTATCCCTTCCACCGGGTTTGTGGTGAATATATTTCCAATGAAGTAAAGCCTTTTTTGGAAAGAATGGATTTATTCCCAGAGCACATTAAAACTTCAAAGCTCAGCCGTTTTAAATTATCAGACATTAAAGGAAATCTTGCAGAAGTTGAATTGCCTCTAGGTGGTTTTGGTGTTAGTAGATATCGGCTTGATGAGTTTTTATATCAAAAAGCATTGAATGCTGGAGTGGAAGTCAAAACCAAAACTGAAGTGAATGATATAAGATTTAATGAAAATGAATTTACTGTCAGTTTGAAAACTGGAGAAAGTCTCACTTCTGAATTTGTCATCAATGCTTATGGTAAAAGGTCAAAACTAGATAAAGTTTTTGACAGGGATTTTATTAAAAGGAAATCTCCATTTCTAGGCGTAAAATATCATGCAAAAGTTGATTTCCCTAAAGATGTGATTGGGCTCTATAATTTTAAAGGAGGTTATTGTGGAGTTAGTCATGTGGAAGATGATAAAGTCAATATCTGTTATTTGAGTAGAAGGGAAAATTTGAAAGGCTATGGGGGAATAGCTGAAATGGAAAAAGCAATTTTATACCAAAACCCAATATTAGAAAAGATTTTGGAAAATGCTGAAATGCTCTTTGAAAAACCGGAGGTGATAAATGAGATTTCATTTGAGAAAAAAGATTCTGTAGAAAATCATATGCTGATGGCCGGGGATACTGCAGGGCTCATCACTCCACTTTGTGGAAACGGAATGGCAATGGCAATTCATAGCGGTTATTTGGCCAGTACTTCCATTATCAATTTCTATCAAGGACAATTGAGAAATAGGCATGAAGTTGAAAGTGAGTATAGCACTGTATGGAAAAAGAACTTCTCTAAAAGATTATGGGTGGGTCGTAAAACGCAAAACCTATTTGGAAATCAAATGAGAGCTGGGCTATCTGTAGGGTTTGTAAGGAACTTTCCTTCATTGGCGAAAAAGCTTATAC
- a CDS encoding efflux RND transporter permease subunit, translating into MWTQLAHNVIKYRLPLIIILVLVTIFMGYRARNVELDYDLAKLVPETDQDYKALKEFEENFGVDDNILALGIKDSSLYTPQSFARLQYFSEALKDVKGVNNILSIGNIQKLQKNTEERKFEMKPLVQDLPEDQATLDSLLQEIKEQKFFSSQLLNKENGATAIIITLDEKIFNSPERERLMSDITQLGDAFEEKTGIELHYAGLPFVRSTMMSKVRQEIIQLLVLSVIVTALILLAFFRSWDAVLFPLLVIFSVVIWSVGTLDLLGYKITILTSLIPTIIVVIGIPNSIYLLNKYHQEFEEHGNKIKAISTITRKIGIVTLITNFTTAVGFLVLAFTEIKLLTEFGIVAGINIFATFIVSIILIPAVFSYLPEPGKKQLKHMNFKMTDYALRWLNKSVHYHRTIIYFFTVVIVAIAFIGGFRLNSISHMVDDLPKDGKTIQDLRFFENNFSGIMPLEIVIDTKNKRGIVQRNTLRKVDEFQQFLDSIPSISQPLSVVNMIKAARQAYYNGNPAFYDLPNSRDYNFIMRYLQQDEDDISVMSNFTDEELSTMRISLKIADIGSDKMNVLLEESIKPRMNEIFEGDDFDIHITGTTPIFIKGNEYLVENLRFSLLIAFGIIAIVMGILFQNIRMIVISLIPNVIPLLITGGLMGYLGVPLKPSTVLVFSIAFGISVDDTIHFLAKYRQELFANNFFVPLAVTKTLKETGKSMIYTSVVLFAGFIIFVTSSFGGTVALGALTSTTLLVAMLTNLLVLPSLLLTFDDGKRRKGSHPLIEQYDDDFYMEAEDEEINIKRIKKAEPKVPYKPEDQKES; encoded by the coding sequence ATGTGGACACAACTAGCGCATAACGTAATAAAATATCGACTACCGCTCATCATTATTTTGGTTTTGGTGACCATTTTTATGGGTTATCGTGCCCGAAATGTAGAGTTGGATTATGACTTAGCAAAATTGGTTCCTGAAACGGATCAAGACTATAAAGCTTTAAAAGAATTTGAAGAAAATTTCGGGGTTGATGATAATATCCTTGCTCTTGGAATTAAAGATAGTTCGCTTTACACCCCTCAAAGTTTTGCTAGGCTTCAGTATTTCTCAGAAGCTCTGAAAGATGTAAAAGGAGTAAATAATATTCTGTCTATTGGAAATATACAAAAACTTCAAAAGAATACAGAAGAGCGTAAATTCGAGATGAAGCCCTTAGTGCAGGATTTGCCTGAAGACCAAGCAACACTCGATAGCTTATTACAGGAAATTAAAGAGCAAAAATTCTTTTCATCTCAATTACTGAATAAAGAAAACGGTGCTACTGCTATCATCATCACTTTAGACGAAAAAATATTTAATTCTCCTGAAAGAGAAAGATTAATGTCTGACATCACTCAATTGGGCGATGCTTTTGAAGAAAAGACCGGGATAGAATTACATTATGCAGGACTGCCGTTTGTGCGCTCTACGATGATGAGCAAAGTCCGACAGGAAATAATTCAATTGTTGGTGCTTTCTGTGATCGTAACAGCACTTATTTTGTTAGCTTTTTTCCGCTCATGGGATGCAGTGCTTTTCCCATTATTGGTAATTTTCTCTGTAGTAATTTGGTCTGTGGGGACCCTTGATTTACTCGGTTACAAAATCACGATCTTAACCAGTCTGATTCCAACCATAATAGTCGTCATTGGAATACCAAATAGCATTTACTTACTAAACAAATACCATCAGGAATTTGAGGAGCATGGAAATAAAATAAAAGCCATCAGTACGATTACTAGGAAGATTGGGATAGTAACTTTGATTACTAATTTCACAACTGCTGTTGGATTTTTAGTTTTAGCTTTTACTGAGATTAAGCTATTAACAGAATTTGGTATTGTAGCAGGGATCAACATATTTGCCACTTTTATTGTCAGTATTATTTTAATTCCTGCCGTTTTCTCCTACTTGCCAGAACCTGGGAAAAAGCAGTTGAAGCATATGAACTTCAAAATGACGGATTATGCTTTAAGGTGGCTTAATAAATCTGTCCACTATCACAGAACGATTATTTATTTCTTTACAGTGGTAATTGTAGCTATCGCATTTATTGGCGGTTTCCGATTAAATTCCATAAGCCACATGGTGGATGATTTGCCTAAAGATGGCAAAACTATTCAGGATTTACGTTTTTTTGAGAATAACTTCAGTGGAATAATGCCACTGGAAATAGTAATAGATACTAAGAACAAACGAGGGATTGTACAAAGGAATACGCTTAGGAAAGTGGATGAATTCCAACAGTTTTTGGATAGTATTCCCTCTATTAGTCAGCCCCTTTCTGTGGTAAATATGATAAAAGCTGCTCGTCAAGCGTATTATAATGGCAATCCAGCTTTCTATGATTTACCGAATTCAAGAGATTACAATTTTATCATGCGATATCTTCAACAAGATGAAGATGATATTTCCGTAATGAGTAATTTTACTGATGAGGAGCTCTCGACCATGAGGATTTCATTGAAGATAGCGGATATCGGTTCGGATAAAATGAATGTCCTCTTGGAAGAATCAATCAAACCCCGAATGAATGAAATATTTGAGGGAGATGATTTTGATATTCATATTACGGGTACAACACCTATATTTATTAAGGGGAATGAGTATTTGGTTGAGAATTTAAGGTTTAGTCTTTTAATAGCCTTTGGAATTATTGCTATAGTAATGGGTATCCTTTTCCAAAATATTAGAATGATTGTAATTTCATTAATTCCTAATGTCATTCCATTGTTAATAACCGGTGGTTTGATGGGCTATTTAGGAGTACCACTAAAGCCAAGTACTGTTCTAGTATTTAGTATTGCATTTGGTATTTCTGTGGATGACACTATTCACTTTTTGGCAAAATACAGACAAGAATTGTTTGCCAATAATTTCTTTGTGCCCCTTGCGGTAACCAAAACATTGAAAGAAACTGGCAAAAGTATGATTTATACTTCTGTTGTGCTTTTTGCTGGCTTTATTATTTTTGTGACTTCAAGTTTTGGAGGTACAGTAGCATTGGGAGCTTTAACTTCCACCACACTTTTGGTGGCAATGCTTACCAATTTACTAGTTTTACCTTCTCTCTTGCTCACATTTGATGATGGAAAACGAAGGAAAGGAAGTCATCCATTAATTGAGCAATATGATGACGACTTCTATATGGAAGCTGAAGACGAAGAGATCAATATTAAAAGAATTAAAAAAGCAGAACCTAAAGTTCCTTATAAGCCAGAGGATCAGAAAGAATCATAA
- the ileS gene encoding isoleucine--tRNA ligase, with amino-acid sequence MGQYKEYKNLNYAELADEVLEFWNKNDIFQKSMTTREGKPTFTFYEGPPSANGTPGIHHVMARAVKDIFCRYKTLKGFQVKRKGGWDTHGLPVELQVEKELGITKEDIGKKITVAEYNDRCKKAVMKFKGEWDDLTRKMGYWVDLDDPYITFDRKYMETLWHLLKKFHDKNLLYKGYTVQPYSPAAGTGLSSHELNQPGCYRDVKDTSVTAQFTVKKDDKSAFLFESEEEDVRFIAWTTTPWTLPSNCALAVGEKIEYVKVKTFNQYTFEPVSVVLAKDLVSKQFNAKAKDLKLDDYKAGDKLVPFEIAQTFKGKDIVETRYEQLMPYVTSEDLEKNAFRVIPGDFVTTEDGTGIVHTASVFGADDFKVAQQNNVPAVMVKDEQGKDTPLVDKKGRFVTEVTDFAGKYVKEEYYDDATRNDPDFKPTDVLIAIKLKEDNKAFKVEKHEHSYPHCWRTDKPILYYPLDSWFIKTTAMKDRLVELNKTINWKPASTGEGRFGNWLENLVDWNLSRSRYWGTPLPIWVTEDRKEQICIGSLEELRNEVNKSVKAGFMEEELAEDFDLHRPYVDDVILTSESGQKMFREPDLIDVWFDSGAMPYAQWHYPFENNETFDKNYPADFIAEGVDQTRGWFFTLHAISGMLFDSVAYKNVIANGLVLDKEGNKMSKRLGNAINPFETIKKYGPDATRWYMIANANPWDNLKFNLQGVEEVQRKFFGTLQNTYNFFALYANLDGFTFEGESIPLEKRTESDRWILSKLNSLKKAVDVAYDDYEPTRAARLIQDFVQDDVSNWYVRLNRKRFWKGEYNEDKKAAYQSLYECLESIAILSAPIAPFYMDNLFQSLNNISNRMDFESVHLVDFPVADENIINKDLEERMFLAQHISSLTHSIRKAQKIKVRQPLHKILVPVLNDKTRKQIEAVEDLIISEVNVKSIEYIDDASGVLVKNVKPNFRKLGQHFGPKMKAVTQIINQWGQEEIAKIEQNDAFEIEVDGEQHTLTLEDVDITSQDIPGWSVASEAGITVALDISIDDDLRREGFARDLVNRIQNLRKEKGLEVQDKIAVAVKQGNELVDTAISQNKDYICSETQAVSLDLAENLTETTEIEIDDLRIELSVVVKNL; translated from the coding sequence ATGGGTCAATATAAAGAATACAAAAATCTGAATTATGCCGAGCTGGCAGATGAAGTCCTAGAGTTTTGGAATAAGAATGACATTTTCCAGAAATCAATGACTACTCGTGAGGGAAAACCGACTTTTACATTTTATGAAGGGCCACCTTCAGCTAATGGTACTCCTGGTATTCACCACGTGATGGCTCGTGCCGTTAAAGATATTTTCTGCCGCTATAAGACCTTAAAAGGCTTTCAGGTAAAAAGAAAAGGCGGGTGGGATACCCATGGGTTACCTGTTGAATTGCAAGTGGAAAAGGAACTGGGCATCACCAAAGAAGATATTGGCAAGAAAATCACTGTTGCCGAATATAATGATAGATGCAAAAAAGCAGTCATGAAATTCAAAGGCGAATGGGATGACTTGACCCGAAAAATGGGCTATTGGGTAGATTTGGATGATCCTTATATCACCTTCGATCGCAAATACATGGAGACCCTGTGGCATTTGCTGAAGAAATTTCACGATAAAAATTTATTATATAAAGGCTACACTGTTCAGCCCTATTCTCCTGCTGCAGGAACTGGTTTAAGTTCACATGAATTGAATCAGCCTGGTTGCTATCGTGATGTGAAAGACACATCCGTTACGGCTCAATTCACAGTGAAAAAAGATGATAAATCGGCTTTCCTTTTTGAAAGTGAGGAGGAAGATGTTCGCTTTATCGCATGGACTACAACACCATGGACATTGCCTTCTAACTGTGCACTAGCAGTGGGCGAAAAAATTGAGTATGTAAAAGTTAAAACTTTCAATCAATACACTTTCGAGCCAGTATCGGTTGTCTTAGCTAAAGATTTGGTAAGCAAACAATTCAATGCCAAAGCCAAGGATTTAAAACTGGACGACTATAAAGCAGGTGATAAATTAGTTCCTTTTGAGATCGCCCAGACTTTTAAAGGTAAAGATATAGTGGAAACTCGCTATGAACAATTGATGCCTTATGTCACTTCTGAAGATTTAGAGAAAAATGCGTTCCGTGTAATTCCTGGTGATTTCGTAACTACTGAGGATGGTACTGGAATTGTACACACCGCTTCTGTTTTTGGTGCAGATGACTTTAAAGTAGCGCAGCAAAATAACGTCCCTGCCGTAATGGTGAAGGATGAGCAAGGAAAAGATACGCCTTTGGTAGACAAAAAAGGAAGATTTGTTACTGAGGTAACAGATTTTGCTGGCAAGTATGTGAAAGAAGAATATTATGACGATGCCACTCGTAATGATCCTGACTTCAAACCGACTGACGTACTGATTGCCATCAAATTAAAAGAAGATAATAAGGCATTCAAAGTAGAAAAACACGAGCACTCTTATCCGCATTGCTGGAGAACAGATAAGCCGATATTATATTATCCATTGGATTCTTGGTTTATCAAAACAACTGCCATGAAAGATCGATTGGTGGAGCTAAACAAAACCATCAACTGGAAACCGGCTTCAACTGGTGAAGGTCGTTTTGGGAACTGGTTAGAGAACTTAGTAGACTGGAATTTAAGTCGCTCACGTTATTGGGGAACTCCTTTACCAATTTGGGTAACCGAAGACCGTAAAGAGCAGATTTGTATCGGTTCTTTAGAAGAATTAAGAAATGAAGTGAATAAATCTGTGAAAGCAGGTTTTATGGAAGAAGAATTGGCGGAAGATTTCGATTTGCACCGCCCATATGTTGATGATGTGATTTTAACCAGTGAATCTGGTCAGAAAATGTTCCGTGAACCTGATTTGATTGACGTTTGGTTTGATTCAGGTGCTATGCCTTATGCGCAATGGCATTATCCTTTTGAGAATAATGAGACTTTCGATAAAAACTATCCTGCTGATTTCATAGCCGAAGGAGTAGATCAAACCCGTGGTTGGTTCTTTACTTTGCATGCTATTTCAGGAATGTTGTTCGATTCAGTGGCTTACAAAAATGTTATAGCCAACGGTTTAGTGTTGGACAAAGAAGGGAATAAAATGTCCAAAAGATTGGGCAATGCCATCAATCCTTTTGAAACAATAAAGAAATACGGTCCTGATGCCACACGTTGGTATATGATCGCCAATGCTAATCCTTGGGACAACCTGAAATTCAATTTGCAGGGTGTAGAAGAAGTGCAAAGAAAGTTCTTCGGAACCCTTCAAAACACTTATAATTTCTTTGCGCTATATGCCAATTTGGACGGTTTCACTTTCGAAGGCGAAAGCATTCCATTAGAAAAACGAACAGAAAGTGACCGTTGGATTTTATCAAAACTAAATTCCTTAAAGAAAGCAGTTGATGTTGCTTATGATGATTATGAGCCTACCCGTGCTGCTCGCTTAATCCAGGATTTTGTTCAGGATGATGTGAGTAATTGGTATGTGCGGCTAAATCGTAAGCGTTTCTGGAAGGGAGAATACAACGAAGACAAAAAAGCAGCTTATCAGTCGCTTTATGAATGTTTGGAAAGCATCGCCATATTAAGTGCCCCAATTGCTCCTTTCTATATGGATAATTTATTCCAGAGTTTGAATAATATAAGCAACAGGATGGATTTTGAATCTGTGCATTTGGTAGATTTCCCAGTTGCAGATGAGAATATTATTAATAAAGATTTGGAGGAGCGCATGTTCTTGGCGCAACATATCAGTTCATTAACACATTCTATTCGTAAAGCACAGAAAATCAAAGTAAGACAACCTCTACATAAAATATTGGTGCCTGTTTTAAATGATAAAACACGCAAGCAAATTGAAGCAGTGGAGGATTTGATTATCTCCGAGGTGAATGTTAAATCTATTGAGTATATAGATGACGCTTCAGGTGTTTTAGTGAAGAATGTAAAGCCTAACTTCCGAAAACTAGGACAGCATTTTGGACCTAAAATGAAAGCGGTTACTCAAATCATCAACCAGTGGGGACAGGAAGAAATTGCTAAAATTGAGCAGAATGATGCATTCGAAATAGAAGTAGATGGCGAACAGCATACTTTGACTTTGGAGGATGTTGACATCACTTCTCAGGATATTCCGGGCTGGTCCGTTGCATCTGAGGCTGGCATAACTGTTGCTTTAGATATTAGCATAGATGATGATTTAAGAAGGGAAGGCTTTGCTAGAGATTTGGTGAACCGTATCCAAAACCTAAGAAAAGAGAAAGG